The following proteins are co-located in the Siansivirga zeaxanthinifaciens CC-SAMT-1 genome:
- the ccoS gene encoding cbb3-type cytochrome oxidase assembly protein CcoS: MSVIYILLTISIIVAIVFFAAFIYAVRKGQFDDSYTPSVRMLFEDELVKENSKKPLLTKKD; encoded by the coding sequence ATGAGTGTTATTTATATTTTACTAACAATAAGCATTATTGTAGCCATTGTTTTTTTTGCAGCATTTATTTATGCTGTTAGAAAAGGGCAATTCGACGATAGTTATACCCCATCGGTACGTATGCTGTTTGAAGACGAACTTGTTAAAGAGAATTCCAAAAAACCATTACTAACCAAAAAAGATTAA
- a CDS encoding Crp/Fnr family transcriptional regulator, translating into MSKCELCIIKQFNALKSLTKEELIRISGCKTSRIIKKGEVLFEEGEMINGIYCVRDGICKLSKLSENGKDQIVKMVVKGQLLGQRSLITEESSNLQAVALNDMQVCFIPKSEILADLQQNPNLTFDLLKEMAAELKDADDIIVNMAQKTVRQRLAETLIYIHDNFGVNPDKTLSVLLSREDLANIVGTATESAIRILSQFKKEGFISTIGKQIRIDNLEGLKRIE; encoded by the coding sequence ATGAGTAAGTGTGAATTATGTATTATCAAGCAATTTAACGCACTTAAATCCTTAACAAAAGAGGAATTAATTCGTATATCAGGTTGCAAAACATCTCGCATAATTAAAAAAGGTGAAGTGCTTTTCGAAGAAGGAGAGATGATTAATGGTATTTATTGCGTTCGGGATGGTATCTGTAAACTGTCTAAACTAAGTGAAAACGGTAAAGACCAAATTGTAAAAATGGTTGTAAAAGGGCAATTATTGGGTCAGCGTTCTTTAATAACCGAAGAAAGTTCAAATTTACAAGCTGTGGCGCTTAACGATATGCAAGTTTGTTTTATTCCAAAAAGTGAAATTTTAGCAGATTTGCAGCAAAACCCCAATTTAACATTCGATTTACTAAAAGAAATGGCTGCCGAATTAAAGGATGCCGACGATATTATTGTAAACATGGCTCAAAAAACAGTGCGTCAACGTCTGGCCGAAACCTTAATTTATATTCATGATAATTTTGGAGTCAATCCAGATAAAACACTTAGTGTCTTATTATCTCGAGAAGATTTAGCCAATATTGTAGGTACCGCAACCGAGTCGGCCATTCGAATTCTATCCCAGTTTAAAAAAGAAGGTTTTATATCTACCATTGGGAAGCAAATTCGTATCGATAATTTAGAGGGTTTAAAACGTATCGAATAA
- a CDS encoding PAS domain-containing sensor histidine kinase, with product MFGEQKDIFNVLFEAISEGVIVVDRNQKIVSTNASAESMFGYTKEEIINQPLEILIPPQYKPQHGAHVDGFMKQNQSRQMGRGRDLYGAHKNGHIFPVEAGLNPLEIKGKNYVMAVVIDITIRKKQELELHQLNARLEEKVNERTQELVKTVDALKAVNEERDLEIKKRKEAQNRTQNALKKEKELNELKTKFLSLVSHEFKTPLSGILTSAMLLAKYKLTEQQEKRDKHIKTISDKVHYLNNILNDFLSIEKLETGKMKYSFSTFKISKVVNEVIYNTNILLKEGQVINYPENIDDYSLHQDEKIVELTLSNLVHNAIKYSPENTIVDIQITQDSERTTFSIKDNGMGIPEADQKQIFNRYFRAENALLIQGTGIGLNIIKTHLENLGGTINFESELNKGSVFTFTFPNKAK from the coding sequence ATGTTTGGAGAACAAAAAGATATTTTTAATGTCCTTTTTGAAGCGATTTCAGAAGGTGTTATTGTGGTCGATAGAAATCAGAAAATTGTTTCGACAAATGCCTCTGCCGAAAGTATGTTTGGTTACACCAAGGAAGAAATCATTAATCAGCCTTTAGAAATTTTAATACCTCCGCAATATAAGCCCCAACACGGCGCACATGTTGATGGGTTTATGAAACAAAACCAAAGTCGCCAAATGGGACGTGGTCGCGATTTATATGGCGCTCATAAAAACGGCCATATTTTTCCTGTGGAGGCCGGCTTAAATCCTTTAGAAATTAAGGGTAAGAATTACGTCATGGCGGTGGTTATAGATATTACCATTCGGAAAAAACAAGAATTAGAATTGCATCAATTAAATGCGAGATTAGAAGAAAAAGTAAACGAGCGTACACAAGAATTGGTAAAAACGGTTGATGCGTTAAAAGCCGTTAATGAAGAGCGCGACTTAGAAATTAAAAAACGTAAAGAAGCTCAAAACAGAACTCAAAACGCCTTAAAAAAAGAAAAGGAATTAAACGAGTTAAAAACTAAATTCTTATCGCTGGTTTCTCACGAATTTAAAACACCTTTAAGTGGTATACTAACGTCGGCCATGTTGTTAGCTAAATATAAATTAACCGAACAACAAGAGAAAAGAGACAAGCACATAAAAACAATTTCAGATAAAGTACATTACCTAAATAATATTTTAAATGATTTTCTATCGATTGAAAAATTAGAAACCGGTAAAATGAAATATAGTTTTTCAACCTTCAAAATTAGCAAGGTTGTGAACGAGGTAATTTATAATACCAATATTCTTTTAAAAGAAGGACAGGTTATAAATTATCCAGAGAATATAGACGATTATTCTTTACACCAAGACGAAAAAATAGTAGAGTTAACCTTGTCTAATTTAGTCCATAACGCCATAAAATATTCACCAGAGAATACCATCGTAGATATTCAAATTACACAAGATAGCGAGCGTACCACATTCTCCATAAAAGATAATGGTATGGGTATTCCAGAAGCCGATCAAAAACAAATTTTTAATCGTTATTTTAGAGCCGAAAATGCCTTGTTAATTCAAGGTACAGGCATCGGATTAAATATTATAAAAACCCATTTAGAGAATTTAGGAGGCACAATAAATTTTGAAAGTGAACTAAATAAAGGAAGTGTTTTTACTTTTACATTTCCAAATAAAGCAAAGTAA
- a CDS encoding universal stress protein has product MKNILIPTDFSENSWNAIAYAVQFFSKSSCTFYLLNVNTSGNPEGVNAVPVSDENSAVSVLETPSKVQLKNLLLKIKNTFPNNLKHKFFSVEDNNSILDAVRKQVVEKKINLIVMSTKGGSRLKSCVGNTTGNIITKVKCTTLVVPEKATYTPPKDIVFPTDFSIFYQIEVLQPIAEIIEKNNSVVHVLHVNKSGAALNDDQQKNRSYLDDYFTDYEHSFEFFTNKYLDDALQQFINSRNINLITMLAKNLNYFQKLLFNPTAKEITYYNEVPFLVLH; this is encoded by the coding sequence ATGAAAAACATTTTAATTCCCACCGATTTCTCTGAAAATTCCTGGAATGCCATAGCATATGCAGTTCAGTTTTTTAGTAAATCGTCGTGTACTTTTTATTTGTTAAACGTTAATACTTCAGGAAATCCTGAAGGTGTTAACGCTGTGCCTGTTTCGGATGAAAATAGCGCTGTATCTGTCTTAGAAACGCCTTCTAAAGTGCAATTAAAAAACCTGCTTTTAAAAATTAAAAACACCTTTCCTAATAATTTAAAGCATAAGTTTTTCTCGGTTGAAGATAACAACAGCATTTTAGACGCCGTTAGAAAACAAGTGGTTGAAAAAAAAATAAATCTAATTGTTATGAGTACCAAAGGTGGCTCGAGATTAAAAAGTTGTGTAGGCAATACCACTGGTAATATTATAACAAAAGTAAAATGCACGACTTTGGTGGTGCCAGAAAAAGCTACTTATACGCCTCCAAAAGATATAGTGTTTCCCACAGATTTTTCAATTTTTTATCAAATAGAAGTTTTACAACCCATAGCAGAAATTATCGAAAAAAATAATTCGGTTGTTCATGTGTTACATGTTAATAAATCGGGAGCTGCATTAAACGACGATCAGCAAAAAAACAGAAGTTATCTAGACGATTATTTTACAGACTACGAACATAGTTTCGAGTTTTTTACAAATAAATATCTAGACGATGCTTTGCAGCAATTTATTAATAGTAGAAATATTAATTTAATTACCATGTTGGCGAAAAACTTAAATTATTTTCAAAAACTACTATTTAATCCCACAGCTAAAGAAATAACCTATTATAACGAAGTGCCATTTTTAGTGCTTCACTAA
- a CDS encoding CcoQ/FixQ family Cbb3-type cytochrome c oxidase assembly chaperone translates to MLKFVKHYMDSISGIEIYPIISLLIFFSFFVGLFFWVFTAKKDYIEKVSNLPLDNQKENIL, encoded by the coding sequence ATGCTAAAATTTGTAAAACACTATATGGACAGTATTTCGGGAATCGAAATCTACCCAATAATTTCGCTGCTTATATTTTTCTCATTTTTTGTGGGCTTATTTTTTTGGGTGTTTACAGCCAAAAAAGATTATATAGAAAAAGTTAGCAACCTACCATTAGACAATCAAAAAGAAAATATATTATGA
- the ccoN gene encoding cytochrome-c oxidase, cbb3-type subunit I encodes MEMQQFHYDNKIVKNFLYATMLWGVVGMLVGLLLAFMFLFPNLTDGISWLSFGRLRPLHTNAVIFAFVGNAIFAGVYYSSQRLLKARMFSDVLSKINFWGWQLIIVAAAITLPLGYTSSKEYAELEWPIDIAIALVWVVFGWNLIGTILKRRQRHLYVAIWFYIATFVTVAVLHIFNSLELPVSGLKSYSVYAGVQDALVQWWYGHNAVAFFLTTPFLGLMYYFVPKAANRPVYSYRLSIVHFWSLIFIYIWAGPHHLLYTALPEWAQNLGVAFSVMLLMPSWGGMINGLLTLRGAWDKVRVDPVLKFMVVAITGYGMATFEGPTLSLKNVNAIAHFTDWIIAHVHVGALAWNGFLTFGMLYYLVPRLFKTKLYSLGLANLHFWVGTLGIIIYALPMYVAGFTQASMWKQFNPDGTLTYGNFLETVTEIMPMYWMRAIGGTLYITGMLILVYNIIATIKQGSKVEDELAEAAALERVTKKRTANEGWHTWLERRPIQLTILATVAILIGGVIQIVPTIMVKSNIPTIASVKPYTPLELEGRDIYIREGCVGCHSQMIRPFRSEVERYGEYSKAGEYVYDHPFLWGSKRTGPDLHRVGNKYSDNWHFNHMYDPQSTSSGSIMPRYPWLIKNELDASNIEAKMKAMVTLGVPYTDDDIANAQKNMDAQASKIQENLYSDPDFVTSYEADKKYAAEQGEPFVEMKNREIVAVIAYLQRLGTDIKVDTAQN; translated from the coding sequence ATGGAAATGCAACAGTTTCATTACGATAATAAAATCGTTAAAAATTTCTTATACGCCACTATGCTTTGGGGTGTTGTGGGCATGCTGGTAGGATTGCTATTGGCATTTATGTTTTTATTCCCAAATTTAACCGACGGTATTTCCTGGTTAAGCTTTGGTAGATTACGTCCACTACACACCAATGCCGTTATTTTCGCCTTCGTGGGAAATGCCATTTTTGCTGGTGTTTATTACTCATCGCAACGTTTATTAAAGGCCAGAATGTTTAGCGATGTTTTAAGCAAAATTAATTTCTGGGGGTGGCAACTTATTATAGTTGCAGCAGCTATAACCTTGCCTTTAGGCTATACCAGCTCGAAAGAATATGCCGAATTAGAATGGCCTATTGATATTGCCATTGCGCTGGTTTGGGTTGTTTTTGGTTGGAATTTAATTGGTACTATTTTAAAACGTCGTCAGCGTCATTTATATGTTGCCATTTGGTTTTACATCGCCACATTTGTTACAGTGGCTGTGCTTCATATTTTTAACAGTTTAGAATTACCCGTAAGCGGATTAAAAAGTTATTCGGTTTACGCGGGTGTTCAAGATGCTTTAGTACAATGGTGGTATGGTCACAATGCCGTTGCATTTTTCCTTACAACACCCTTTCTAGGTTTAATGTATTATTTTGTACCAAAAGCGGCAAATCGTCCGGTGTATTCTTATAGATTATCTATTGTACACTTCTGGTCTTTAATTTTTATTTACATATGGGCAGGACCGCACCATTTATTATATACAGCACTTCCAGAATGGGCTCAAAACTTAGGGGTAGCGTTTTCTGTAATGTTATTAATGCCTTCTTGGGGTGGTATGATAAATGGTTTATTAACCCTTCGAGGCGCCTGGGATAAAGTACGTGTAGATCCTGTATTAAAATTTATGGTTGTAGCCATTACAGGTTATGGTATGGCCACTTTTGAAGGCCCTACACTTTCTTTAAAAAATGTAAATGCCATAGCGCATTTTACAGACTGGATTATTGCCCACGTGCATGTTGGAGCTCTTGCCTGGAATGGTTTCTTAACTTTTGGTATGCTATACTATTTAGTACCTAGATTATTTAAAACAAAATTATACTCTTTAGGTTTAGCAAATTTACATTTCTGGGTTGGTACCTTAGGTATTATTATATATGCATTACCAATGTATGTTGCTGGTTTTACCCAAGCAAGTATGTGGAAACAGTTTAATCCAGATGGTACCTTAACTTACGGAAACTTTTTAGAAACAGTTACCGAAATCATGCCCATGTATTGGATGCGTGCTATTGGTGGAACCCTATACATAACAGGTATGCTAATTTTAGTGTACAATATAATTGCGACTATAAAACAAGGTAGCAAAGTTGAAGACGAACTTGCCGAAGCAGCCGCTCTTGAACGCGTAACTAAAAAACGAACTGCCAATGAAGGATGGCACACTTGGTTAGAGCGCAGACCAATTCAATTAACCATATTAGCTACAGTTGCCATTTTAATTGGTGGTGTTATTCAAATTGTACCAACCATAATGGTGAAATCTAACATCCCAACTATAGCTAGCGTAAAACCATATACCCCACTAGAATTAGAAGGTAGAGACATTTACATAAGAGAAGGTTGCGTTGGTTGTCACTCACAAATGATTCGTCCGTTTAGAAGTGAAGTAGAACGTTATGGAGAATACTCGAAAGCCGGCGAATATGTTTACGATCATCCGTTTTTATGGGGTAGTAAACGTACAGGGCCAGATTTACATCGCGTTGGTAATAAATATTCAGATAATTGGCACTTTAATCATATGTACGATCCGCAAAGCACCTCATCGGGCTCAATTATGCCACGTTACCCTTGGTTAATTAAAAATGAATTAGACGCCTCTAATATCGAAGCCAAAATGAAAGCTATGGTAACCTTAGGTGTACCTTACACTGATGATGATATTGCAAATGCACAAAAAAATATGGATGCTCAGGCTAGCAAAATACAGGAGAATTTATATTCTGATCCCGATTTTGTTACCTCGTACGAAGCAGACAAAAAATATGCAGCAGAACAAGGTGAGCCTTTTGTTGAAATGAAAAATAGAGAAATTGTGGCCGTTATTGCTTACCTACAACGTTTGGGAACAGACATTAAAGTTGATACTGCTCAAAATTAA
- a CDS encoding heavy metal translocating P-type ATPase: MNKNTCYHCGLDTSVSKITFEDKAFCCEGCKTVYEIFSVNDLTCYYDLQEAPGATPKDIEGKYNFLENTKILDQLLEFNSDNTQIITLYIPHIHCSSCIWVLENLNKLNSAVHASVVNFGKKTVRITYNPSALSLKNLVILLSSIGYEPFITLDDYSVGKKNVNRSLIYKLGIAGFAFGNVMFLSFPEYFQVGEFWLEQFKPFFRWHMFAFSLPVVFYSAQDYFISAYKGIQAKILNIDIPIALGVVVLFLRSSAEIILDIGQGFFDSLTGLIFFLLLGKFFQQKTYTFLSFERDYKSYFPIGITRITPEGKEESVQVYDIEKGDRLLIRNEELIPVDCILIKGKAHIDYSFVTGESKTVKKISGDKLFAGGKQLYGSIEVDVLKSVEQSYLTQLWSNDIFKKDKELAFTNITNRISKNFTITILSVAFLATAYWYITDASKALNVFTSVLIIACPCAIALAAPFTFGNILRILGKKKFYLKNTSVIEQLAQINTIIFDKTGTITANKETAIKYDGLELTPEEESLLKSTLRGSNHPLSRSLYQILNEQNILTLDAYEEHLGKGIEARYKDNRIKIGSAPFVGELHSTATLNTTVHISTNNQYKGKFTFYNAYRTGITQLFNALKKEYDLVILSGDNAGEKHNLTKLLPTKTKLLFNQKPEDKLEYIKFHQSEGAHVLMIGDGLNDAGALAQSNVGIAISENVNVFSPACDAILDASKFNQLLDYINISKKSIQIIKWSFLLSFIYNSIGLYFAITGQLAPVVAAILMPLSSISIVLFTTISTNLICRKLN, translated from the coding sequence ATGAATAAAAACACATGTTATCATTGTGGTTTAGATACATCCGTTTCTAAAATTACTTTTGAGGATAAAGCATTTTGTTGTGAGGGGTGTAAAACCGTTTACGAGATTTTTTCTGTAAACGATTTAACATGCTATTACGACCTGCAAGAAGCTCCTGGAGCAACACCCAAAGACATTGAAGGCAAATATAATTTTTTAGAAAACACTAAAATTTTAGATCAACTATTAGAATTTAACAGTGACAATACCCAAATTATTACCCTATACATTCCTCATATACATTGTAGTTCTTGTATTTGGGTTTTAGAAAATTTAAACAAACTCAATTCTGCCGTACATGCCTCTGTGGTAAATTTTGGCAAGAAAACTGTTCGGATAACTTATAACCCGAGTGCCTTGTCTCTAAAAAATCTGGTTATTTTACTTAGCAGCATTGGTTACGAACCTTTTATTACGCTTGACGATTATAGTGTTGGTAAAAAAAATGTAAATCGAAGCTTAATTTACAAATTAGGCATTGCAGGTTTTGCTTTTGGCAACGTTATGTTTTTATCGTTTCCCGAATATTTTCAGGTGGGCGAATTTTGGCTAGAACAGTTTAAACCCTTCTTTAGGTGGCACATGTTTGCATTCTCATTACCGGTAGTTTTTTACTCGGCACAAGATTATTTTATTTCGGCCTATAAAGGCATCCAAGCAAAAATTTTAAATATTGATATCCCTATTGCCTTAGGGGTGGTCGTACTTTTTCTTCGCAGTTCTGCCGAAATTATTTTAGACATCGGCCAAGGTTTTTTTGATAGTTTAACCGGTTTGATTTTTTTCTTATTACTAGGAAAATTTTTTCAGCAAAAAACATATACCTTTTTATCTTTTGAGCGCGATTACAAATCGTATTTCCCCATTGGAATAACCCGAATAACGCCCGAAGGCAAAGAAGAATCGGTTCAAGTTTACGATATCGAAAAAGGCGACAGACTTTTAATTAGAAATGAAGAACTTATTCCGGTAGACTGTATTTTAATTAAAGGGAAGGCACATATAGATTATAGTTTTGTTACGGGCGAATCGAAAACTGTGAAAAAAATATCGGGCGATAAACTATTTGCTGGTGGTAAACAACTTTACGGAAGCATAGAAGTAGATGTTTTAAAATCGGTTGAGCAAAGTTATTTAACCCAACTTTGGAGTAACGATATTTTTAAAAAAGACAAAGAGCTTGCCTTTACAAATATTACAAACCGCATAAGCAAAAACTTTACTATTACAATACTTTCTGTTGCGTTTCTGGCAACGGCTTATTGGTATATTACCGATGCCAGCAAAGCCTTAAACGTGTTTACATCGGTATTAATAATTGCTTGTCCTTGCGCCATAGCCCTCGCCGCGCCATTTACCTTTGGAAACATCTTACGCATTTTAGGAAAGAAGAAATTTTACTTAAAGAATACCAGTGTTATAGAGCAATTAGCCCAAATAAACACCATAATTTTCGATAAAACAGGAACCATTACCGCCAATAAAGAAACCGCAATAAAATACGATGGTTTAGAATTAACACCAGAAGAAGAAAGTCTTTTAAAAAGTACCCTTCGAGGATCTAACCACCCCTTAAGCCGGTCGTTATATCAAATTTTAAATGAGCAAAATATTCTAACTCTAGATGCTTACGAAGAACACTTAGGAAAAGGGATTGAAGCCCGATATAAAGATAATCGTATTAAAATTGGTTCGGCACCTTTTGTTGGCGAGTTGCATTCTACTGCCACACTAAACACCACAGTTCACATAAGCACCAATAACCAATACAAAGGCAAATTCACGTTTTACAATGCCTACAGAACCGGAATAACGCAACTTTTTAATGCCTTAAAAAAGGAGTATGATTTAGTGATTCTGTCGGGAGACAACGCAGGTGAAAAGCATAACTTAACCAAATTACTACCCACGAAAACGAAACTACTATTTAATCAGAAGCCCGAAGACAAACTGGAATATATAAAATTTCATCAAAGTGAAGGAGCGCATGTTTTAATGATTGGCGATGGCTTAAATGACGCTGGCGCTTTAGCTCAAAGCAATGTAGGGATTGCTATTTCAGAAAATGTAAATGTGTTTTCACCGGCTTGCGATGCCATTTTAGATGCATCAAAATTTAATCAGCTATTAGACTATATAAACATTTCAAAAAAATCAATACAAATAATAAAATGGAGTTTTTTACTCTCCTTTATATACAACAGCATTGGGCTTTATTTTGCCATAACAGGACAACTAGCGCCCGTAGTAGCAGCAATATTAATGCCTTTAAGTTCTATTAGTATTGTTTTATTTACAACTATTAGCACGAATTTAATTTGTAGGAAATTAAATTGA
- a CDS encoding cbb3-type cytochrome c oxidase N-terminal domain-containing protein, translating to MRNLIPSWVRVPLVFFIIFGITEYIIDSGDKPAFVEYPVVGLFLLLVLLILIAIEAIIGALENVMLHKLDAEARARFLEEKQKTYQFTWLKDTYIKLVGTKPIEEEGEIILDHDYDGIKELDNNLPPWWLYAFYISIVFAAVYLLRFHVFNGENQFDELETELADAKLAIEAYKKTAKDLVDVNTVTLLTDASDLSAGKTTFETNCVACHMADGGGGIGPNLTDKYWILGGDIKHVFKTVSEGGRSGKGMIAWKQQLKPAQIAQVASYVLSLQGTTPANPKEPQGDLWGETDANPAPAAEADIEASTTTVE from the coding sequence ATGAGAAATTTAATTCCATCATGGGTACGCGTACCTCTCGTATTTTTTATAATTTTCGGAATAACGGAATACATTATAGATTCTGGAGACAAACCCGCATTTGTTGAATATCCAGTCGTTGGTCTTTTCCTTTTACTGGTTTTATTAATACTTATTGCTATTGAAGCCATTATTGGAGCCCTAGAAAATGTGATGCTTCACAAATTAGATGCAGAAGCCAGAGCTCGTTTTTTAGAAGAAAAACAAAAAACATATCAATTTACCTGGTTAAAAGACACCTATATAAAACTTGTTGGTACAAAACCGATTGAAGAAGAAGGTGAAATAATTTTAGACCACGATTACGATGGTATTAAAGAGTTAGACAACAACTTACCGCCATGGTGGTTGTATGCTTTCTACATATCTATTGTATTTGCAGCCGTTTATCTTTTAAGATTTCATGTATTTAATGGTGAAAATCAATTTGATGAATTAGAAACAGAATTAGCCGATGCTAAATTAGCCATTGAAGCTTACAAAAAAACAGCTAAAGATTTGGTGGATGTTAACACGGTTACGTTATTAACCGATGCATCCGATTTAAGCGCTGGTAAAACAACTTTCGAAACCAACTGTGTGGCCTGCCACATGGCCGATGGTGGCGGTGGTATTGGCCCAAACCTAACCGATAAATATTGGATTTTAGGTGGCGATATAAAACATGTTTTTAAAACCGTTAGCGAAGGTGGCCGCTCTGGTAAGGGTATGATTGCTTGGAAACAACAATTAAAACCCGCACAAATAGCACAAGTTGCCAGTTACGTATTAAGTTTACAAGGCACAACCCCTGCAAACCCAAAAGAACCACAAGGCGATTTATGGGGCGAAACAGACGCAAATCCTGCACCAGCAGCCGAAGCAGACATTGAAGCAAGCACCACAACCGTTGAATAA
- a CDS encoding response regulator codes for MKKILLIEDDIILRENTAELLELSNYEVVTAPNGKIGLSIAKTELPNIIICDIMMPELDGYGVLEGLSKNEITKHIPFIFLSAKTERSDVRKGMNLGADDYITKPFEENELISAIESRLAKVAILKEEARKEYTEKVEAPDELRNLNDLKNFFDDNGKVITFSEKEIIYEEGQHSNNIFLITKGLVKCHKFDEQGKDLITALHKEDDFFGYTSLTHQVPYQETAEAMKDTEVVALSKNELKNVLDSNHKVTLELIELLSDDLTVVKEQLLQMAYSSVKKRTATTILKFAEKLNRKPNEPIRISRNDLASVAGIALESLIRTLSSFKDMGLIEIEGRNIKILDIKKLSQIT; via the coding sequence ATGAAGAAAATATTATTAATAGAAGACGATATTATTTTAAGAGAAAATACAGCCGAATTACTAGAACTTTCCAACTACGAGGTAGTAACAGCACCTAACGGCAAAATAGGTTTAAGCATAGCAAAAACCGAATTGCCAAACATCATTATTTGTGATATTATGATGCCCGAGTTAGATGGTTATGGTGTGCTGGAAGGCTTATCTAAAAACGAAATTACGAAACACATTCCTTTTATATTTTTATCTGCAAAAACAGAGCGCAGCGACGTTAGAAAAGGTATGAATTTAGGAGCCGATGATTATATTACAAAACCATTTGAAGAAAATGAACTTATAAGCGCCATAGAAAGTCGTTTGGCTAAGGTAGCCATTTTAAAAGAAGAAGCAAGAAAGGAATATACAGAGAAAGTTGAAGCGCCAGACGAGCTAAGAAATCTTAACGATTTAAAAAACTTTTTCGATGATAATGGCAAGGTTATTACATTTTCAGAAAAAGAAATTATTTATGAAGAAGGACAACATTCTAACAATATATTCCTCATAACTAAAGGCTTGGTAAAATGCCATAAATTCGACGAACAAGGTAAAGATCTTATTACGGCGCTTCATAAAGAAGACGATTTTTTCGGATATACTTCGCTTACACATCAAGTGCCATACCAGGAAACTGCCGAGGCTATGAAAGATACCGAAGTGGTAGCTCTATCTAAAAACGAATTAAAAAATGTTCTGGACAGTAACCATAAAGTAACTTTAGAACTTATTGAGCTTTTAAGCGACGATCTTACAGTAGTAAAAGAACAATTATTACAAATGGCTTACAGCTCGGTAAAGAAACGTACGGCAACAACAATTTTAAAATTTGCCGAAAAACTTAACCGTAAACCCAACGAGCCTATTAGAATTTCCAGAAACGATTTAGCCAGTGTTGCGGGTATAGCTTTAGAGAGTTTAATACGAACCTTGTCTAGCTTTAAAGATATGGGCCTCATTGAAATTGAGGGCAGAAACATCAAGATTTTAGATATTAAAAAACTCAGCCAAATCACTTAA